The DNA sequence TCCTCTTGATCATAAAGGTTTTAAATTGCTCAATTTGGATACTAAGCATATCTTTGTTTCTCGTCATGTTATTTTCCATGAATTGGTGTTTCCTTTTCTTAATCAAACACACGTTTCTACTCCTTCTGATCCACATTTCAACCAGCATTGGTGTAATTCTCCTGATGTTAGTTCTTCTACCTTGGATACATTGATTTCTTCTGATAAAGATTGTTCTTCTCAATCTGGGCATTCTGATTTAGCTTCATATTCACAGATTGATAATGATTCTTCTGACATTTTTCAATCTGACATTATTCCATCTGATTCTTTTGTTGATGAGGGGTCACCTCCTGATGTTGACACTCTAGTCAATATGCAGTCAGATATTTCCTCGTTTAATTCTGAGCCTTCTGTCAGAAGATCTAATAGAGACAGGCAACGACCAAAGTGGTGGAAAGATTATCAATTTTCTCATAATCCTGGTACTAATCCTGTCAAGTATCCAATGGCAAATTTTATTTCTACTGCTTCCTTTTCTCCTGAACATAGTGTTTTTTAGCACAAATTGCTCAACATAAGGAACCTAGGACTTTTGCTCAGGCAGTTCTTGATCCACAATGAATTCTTGCCATGAATAAGGAGTTGGATGGCTTAGAATCTAACAATAATACATGGGAGTTGGTCACACTACTTCCAGGAAAACAAACCATAGGGTGTAAGTGGGTTTTTAAGATCAAGTATCTTGCTAATGGTGAGATAAATAGGTACAAGGCTCGCCTTGTTGCTAAAGGGGATACTCAGCAGCGTGGTGTTGATTTTCATGACACGTTTGCCCCTGTTGCAAAGGGTGTTACTGTCAAatctgttatgacagttgcagCTTCTAAGAATTGGCCTATATATCAACTTGATATTAATAATGCCTTTTTACACGGAGATTTACTTGAGGAAGTCTATATGGATATACCTCTTGGCTATCAAATTGATGCTCATTCTCAAGCTTTGGTTTGTCGATTGATCAAATCAATATATGGATTGCGGCAGGCATCTAGAGAAAGGAGTAAAAAGATGTCTGATTTTCTTCTTACCCTTGGTTTCAAACGATCTCTTGCAGACTATTCCATGTTTACTTATCAACAGGGATCTTTCTTTACCATTGCAGTCGTATACGTGGATGACATTCTTTTAACTGGTAATCACAGTGATTTTATTGTTCAGGTCAAAGCTGCTTTACATGACAAGTTTATCTGGGGCAAGCTAAATATTATCTTGGCTTGGAAATCTCTGGAAATGATGAGGGTTTGGTCTTAAGTCAACAGAAGTTTATCTTGGATATGTTATCCAGTACAAAACTTCTAGATGCTAAACCTTTTTCTATTCCTTTAGACCAGAACATAAAGCTTTTTGACAATATTAAGTTTGGAGCTTTAGTCTCTGATCCTTCTCTTTATCGAAGTTTGGTTGGCAAATTTCTATACCTGACCTTTACTCATCCTGACATTAGCTTCTCTGTGCATTTACTTAGCCAGTTTATGCAAGCTCCACGAGAGAAACATTTTGCTGCATTATTTCGTGTTCTGCGTTATTTGAAGTATACTGCTGGGCTAGGGTTAATTTTTCATGTTCAGTCTGATTTGGTTTTGCAAGGTTTCTGTGACAGTGATTGGGGAGGTCGTACTGTCACTGGCTGGTCTGTTATAAATTTCTGTTTAAAATTGGGCTCTTTATTAATATCCAGGCAAGCAAAGAAGCAGTCTGTTACTTCTAAAAATAAAGCAGAGGCAGAATATCGTGCTTTGGCGTCTATCACCACTGAGATCATGTAACTTAAATACTTACTTGCTGATCTGCAAGTAACTGTCACTAATGCAGTTGTTGTTTATTGTGATAATCAGGCTGCAGTTGAAATAGCAAATAATCCAGTTCAACATGCTCGCACCAAGCACATTGAGTTGGACTGTCATTTCATCCGGGAGAAGGTTCAAGCAGGCATAATCAGTCTTCAAAGGATTTCTACTAAAGATCAGTTGGCTAATATTTTTACTAAAGTATTGGGATGTGCTGTCCATTGGTCTATCTGCTCCAAACTGGGTTTACACAATCCTTGGGGGGAGTAATACGACTACTACTAGTGCAGTTGCAGCTAATATACACCTAAAGTCTCAGCACAAAGCATCTGTGAATCATGCTCTAGTTTCTCAAGTAGATAAACATTTGATTGGTTGTATATGGACCTAGTAATATCACTTGTGCCAGTTGCAGTACTTTGATTGGTTATGTTTAGGCGGTAAAGCTTGTATAAATACTCTGATGGATTGTAATGAGAACAACTTTCATATTGCACAATACAGTCTCTATGTATATACTTACATAATATATATAGATCTGAATATAGTAAAGCTAATAATACGTATTTGCAATTATGCTCGGTTATGCACGCCAATATCAAAGCTTATACGGGAAACATATTATGTGCAAATATGTGCAGGATGTAGTCATGTACGACACAATACAGCATCTACAATGCAAAATTCAGAATTTAATAGATAAAATGTGAagtattttaaaatcatttctcTACATAGATCCTAAAAAAAAAGACTCCGACTTACATAAGACACGACACTTGAAGTAATCACAGACACAAGAACCAGTACAAAGATAGTGTCAACATTCTAAATGGTGTTTAAATTCATCATTATGAAGTTTCTTTGTAAGCAGATATTACTTGTACATGCAATAAAGTGGGAAGAACTCGAAAAACTTCAGAACTCTGAAACTAGCAAATTTGACCAATTCACCTCTTACATCTCCAAGCACAAACTGAGAAAAGTGGTCTATCTTGCCAACAGATCACCACACAGCCATTCTCTTCTTTGATTCGATAACTGTCGCAGCTATAACCTTGTAGCAATCTTCTTGCTTGCAACATCCCGTAATAGCTTAATGGCACATTAGCAAAGCCGGCAAACTCGAGCCTTTGGATCCATCTATCTAGCTTTTCGTGTCTTTCCTTTCTTCCGGGACCTTCACAGGATATAATGTTTTTAATTTCTTCTCCAAAGAGAAACTTTTCTAGTTTTAATCTCTCTGCCGATGTCCTTGGAAGTGTAGATTCCAGGCAGTCAAATAATGCAGCATAGAAGTACAGAGATTCAGATAGCCTCTCCATAAGATTTGATCCATTATGATTGGAATCTTGCTCTGCTACTACCATGACCTTGGGTGACAAACCCCACAACGCATTGAGAAACCCATCTATTTGAACTGAAGATGTTGAAGGCTGTGGTGACGAAGATTCTGAGTCGGTACCAGGGCTATGTCCACTAATCATATCCTTTTGGAGCAAATCGCCTAAAGTGCTTTGCTTTATTTGTGAAGTTCTATTCAAGTGCACTGCATTTGAATTCATTGGGGTTAAATGGGGTCTCTTTTGTGCCTCATCAACAGGGGATAACAATGTATGTAACTGAAGAACTGAGCTAATTGCTAGAGCCTCCCCGGTTTTAACACGCAACTTTTCAATATCAAGATTCTCTAGCTTACTAACTATTGGATTGAACTGAAATGGTAGATCTAACTTCTCTGCTTCCTCAGTTAATACACAAGCCATTTTGTCTAACACTTCCTTTTGTGGGTGAACACCGGTTATTCTCAAATGTGGAGGGCCTTCTGGTCTTGCACTCAAATCTTGAATAAGGGCACGCCATTGCATTGATTCTGCCGCATTTAGGTCAATGATATGAACCATTTTTTCTCCCTCCATGGCTTCAATAATAGCTTGATTTGTGATGACAAAAGCCACCTTTAAGAACGGAAAGAACTCAAAAAACATCTTCCGTGCAACAACATCTTCCGAAAACAATGATATTTCAGTGGAATGGAGGGCCTTATAAAGTCCAGGCCAAGCTTTTAGTATCCTATCAGCTAATGCCTCCGTAAAGTATGATGCAATACGTTGCATCGTATCTCCATCAGGAGAAGCAAGGTGGGAAATTTGGTCAAATATCAAATTAGCATTTTCAAGACTTCCAGTGGCCACATGAGTTGCACAAGTCAGCAATAAGTGGATCAAATACAGACCCCTATCCTCAGACTTAAGCTCTTTCAGCCATGGATAAGGTGACCCGAGACCAGGTGACACTGAATTGAAGGATGAATTTTGGAAAGGCGAGGATGTTACAGAGGAAGATCCATCATCTTGAAACATTGTATCCCACAACAATCACCTGTATCAAATAGAAATGAATTAACTTTACCTTTAAGACAAAGCTTAATAATTAAATTATCAATCAAGAACTGATATTCTCGAAATCTTGAACCAAGCTATGTATAACTTATAAATTTTTTGCCAAGAATTACCAGATATGATGAGGTTAGAAAAGTAACATGTTCACAACTATAATCCAAGTTTGAGAACAACAATATAGGCTCATAAAAAAGCAAGCTTTATCCAAATAAGTAAAACATGCTATGAGAAAAAATAAAAAGCAGTCCAattcaagaaaagaaaaagataaGAACATAACACAAGCACAAACAGCACATGAAATTCAAGAAAATGACACCCCTTAAAAACATAAAGTATAGGTAAGTGAAAAGAACTTACAGCCAAAGCCCAGATAATCAAATTCCTGAAAGGGTACTAATTCTCTGAATTTACAGCTGACTATTGAAGCTGATAAGAATTTATGGAGAGAAGGAGAGAGAAGTTGAATAGAAGTAGATTGATTCTGAGTGTGAAAGCAAGTTGGTTATTTTAAACTTTCAACTACAGTAGTTAAAAAGATAAGTTGAGGGGACAGAGGGAGGGAGAAAAAGTGTCCTtaatttataacttaaaatgaataactAACtcataaataataagtaaataaatatttatgaattatataAGTGTTTGAAAATCACTTATGAGtcagaatttttttaaatttaataaattaaaataaataatttttaaatataatcatattattttatgaattttagattagattaacatttaaaaatattttttttaaaattaaagttaataaaaatgtaaaaaattaaaataaattaagaaaaaagtAGAGtattactaacattcaacttatcaacttATAAATTGAAAATCATACTTGTAAGTTAAGTAAACAAAAAGTAGTCGACAAGTACTTGCGGTTTATAAATTAATAAGTGATTTATAAGCTCTCTGTTGCCCAACAGGACCCATAATGTGTAATGTGTTGTGTGGGTCTTTGTCTTTTGTATTTTGGTACGAAGAATATGGAATTTTCTGAGTGAAGAGCCTGCCTCTAGTCTCTTTCTAATATCTCTGTCTCGATATGTATACGTATTAAGGCCACAATTTTAATTATTGGTTTTAAAATAATAATAGAGGCATAAAAagatataaaaaaattattataaaataaagaGAAAATTACACTTTGCACCCtcttattttatttcaaaaacaaATGTGTATCAATAGTATTGGAAACTCAGTTTGCACCCCTCAACTTCAACCTGTCAATTCAGAAAGCACCCCTTTGAtggttattattaaaaaaataaggGGTAGAATGGGAATTTCAGTAAAATATTAActaaactaatttttttatttttaagtttatattaaaaattgaatttattattatagctataaaataatatctttaaattttttgaataatattatatagttgag is a window from the Apium graveolens cultivar Ventura chromosome 1, ASM990537v1, whole genome shotgun sequence genome containing:
- the LOC141668584 gene encoding scarecrow-like protein 3 codes for the protein MFQDDGSSSVTSSPFQNSSFNSVSPGLGSPYPWLKELKSEDRGLYLIHLLLTCATHVATGSLENANLIFDQISHLASPDGDTMQRIASYFTEALADRILKAWPGLYKALHSTEISLFSEDVVARKMFFEFFPFLKVAFVITNQAIIEAMEGEKMVHIIDLNAAESMQWRALIQDLSARPEGPPHLRITGVHPQKEVLDKMACVLTEEAEKLDLPFQFNPIVSKLENLDIEKLRVKTGEALAISSVLQLHTLLSPVDEAQKRPHLTPMNSNAVHLNRTSQIKQSTLGDLLQKDMISGHSPGTDSESSSPQPSTSSVQIDGFLNALWGLSPKVMVVAEQDSNHNGSNLMERLSESLYFYAALFDCLESTLPRTSAERLKLEKFLFGEEIKNIISCEGPGRKERHEKLDRWIQRLEFAGFANVPLSYYGMLQARRLLQGYSCDSYRIKEENGCVVICWQDRPLFSVCAWRCKR